A segment of the Corylus avellana chromosome ca2, CavTom2PMs-1.0 genome:
AAAAAACTATAAAGTTCAAGCTtccgtgtatatatatatatgtaattaaaGAATGTATCGTCAAGATAATTTCATAAACAAAGAAACAGAGACCGAAGACCCCAGACGTTGTTTTCAAGATTTTCGTGTCAAAGCTCGATGGAAGCCATGGGCATAGGCATGGAGATGCTGCCGGAAGATTGTGTATCAACAATTCTCGCCAACACGTCTCCACTGGACGCATGCAGGTCTTCAATGGTGTCATCCACCTTCCGGTCAGCGGCAGCGTCCGATGTTGTTTGGGACGGGTTCTTGCCGGCCGATTACGAGGATGTTGTCTCCAGATTGCTCACTCCTTTGACGTTTACTTCAAAGAAGaagctttttcttcttctctgcaATCCGGTTCTCATTGATGGTGGTAAAAAGGTACGCccctgaaaaaataaaaaaaataaaaatcaatgatttcTCACTTCTCATGCATTGAACATTTCTGGGTTGTATGGAAAAAAGCTACTGGGATTaatgatttttcttcttgtatatatatattccaaataATGCAGAGCTTCAAGTTAGAGAAATCATCTGGCAAAGTATCATACATGTTGTCTGCAAGAGAACTTTCCATAGCATGGAGCAATGATCCAATGCATTGGAGCTGGAGATCTATACCAGAATCAAGGTTACTAATTTTCTCTTGTTCTTTAAAATCACCTAGCATGCCGTTCTCGTTAAATCGTTTAATTGGTCTGGCATTTAACTTATTCAGTTGATTTTTTGCAGGTTCTCGCAAGTGGCTGAGCTCAGAACAACAGATTGGTTAGAAATTCGTGGCAAAATCAGGACAGAAATTCTGTCACCAAACACGACATATGGTGCTTATCTTGTAATGAAAATCTATGATCGGGCATATGGGCTCGACCCAATCCCGTCTGAAATATCAGTTGCAGTGGGCAACCAAATAAGTAAAGGCACGGCTTATTTACGACGTCGTGGGGATGGGAAGAAACAACAAATGGAGTCTCTGTTTTATAGGAACCGCGTCGAAATGTTGAGAAACAGAGTACAAGAAGAAGGAGGTGGGCGGGTCCCAAGCGAAAGAGGAGATGGGTGGATGGAGATTGAGCTGGGGGAGTTCTTCAATGGCGAAGCTTCTGATCAGGAGGTGAAGATGAGTTTGATGGAGATAAAGGGTTATCAGTTGAAAGGAGGACTCGTCATTGAAGGGATCGAATTAAGGCCCAAAGACTAGTGAATTAAGGATTGGAGAGAAAtgaattttaattgattatttcatttattttttttattatatatgataaattGAATGCatgtagaagaagaaaaaacaaggaattttctgtttaattttatttatatatatatatatatatatatacatcttgtagaatatattaattaattaaaggagTTTGCCTTTGTGATGCTTATATTTTTACACAATAAGACAGAGAGTTGTTTGTCACCTTTGGAATATAAGATAAGGAAAGGAATTTTCAGTCATGTGCTCATAATATCTTATGCTAATTACACACGCCACTGCACATTTTGTAGCTTTTTGACTctctagactttttttttttttttttttgattcaataaaaaaaaatggaaaaaactTTATAAAACTCCTCCAAACTCTCCACGTGTTTTGAATGTACTTTatgaagtttaaaaactcttaattaaggtATTGAATTctcaatttatttcaattacttcattccattaagatttttcgttaaattttatcaaaattttttaaatatcaatgttttttattataaaaaaaaaattgtaaagattcaaacgttcattttttttttttttttttataaaaaaaaaagagtattttgagaattttgacaatatttaacgaaaaattctaacCAAATGAGgtaattaaaagttaaaaacagGCCAAATTTAGTGAAAATCCataaaattttgtgaagttttcccaataaaaaataaatacaaattaagTATAATATTTAGCGTTTTGGGGCgaaaaaatcaactaaaaaagttcaaaaacagGCCATAGttatcaaagaaaatgaattgtAATGATCACGTGTTAGGCTTGACAACTTCTAACGTGTCGTCCCAAAAAATCATCTCTTCTATGGACATCTTCAATGTCCTCATCATGTGTTCCATCATGTTGTCATATTAACACATTTTTACTGGTCCACCTATAAATAGATCTAGCTCCATCTTGTGACTCTCAATGCATGAGATACATACAAGACTTATAATCATAAAGGGACCCATATCCTTTGTTTCTTTCCTTTATGCCACACATTTTCCTTCCATTGCACTATTGATAGGAAAAGCTGTACATTTTAGTATGAATGAAATCACTTTGGATCTCTTGCCTCAAGATTGTTTCGAACACATAATGTCcctaacatcatctcctcaagATGTTTGCCGGTTGTCGCTCGTCTCTTTGCCAGTCCGGTCCATGGCCGATTCCGACTCCGTGTGGGAGAGGTTGCTGCCGTCAAACTATGAAGAAATTCTCTCCAGATTAGTCTCTCCGTTGCTTTATTCATCCAAGAAAGAGTTGTTTTCCAGGTTATGTAAACCTCAACTAATTGATGGAGGCAGaaaggtacatatatatattttcatggCTGGCTTTGTAAGAACAAGTATGAATCAATTATGATGTCGTTATTATTGTCTTATAAATGCCACGTATATAATACAGGTCTTTTCCTTAGAGAAATCAATGAGTAAGAATGTTTACATGTTGTGTGCAAGGGAGCTTTCAATCCAATGGGCAAGTCATCCTCTATACTGGTCCTGGAAACCCTTTTCTCAATCAAGGTTTGCACTGCATCCtaataattacttaaaaaaaaaaagaaaaaaaaagttgcatatatatatttgtcacCTTTAAAGGTGTGTATTTGCATATACCGCCCTGAAAGGATTTGCAATGGTAACCTCAAATTATTAAATGTCACTTAGAAAGTATTAAGGATTTTGCATTCGTAACCTCgaattattaaaatttgcaatatTATTATCACATGTTTCAATCCCTTTTAGTTTTACTCTTATATCCCTTTAAATTGTGAAATGACAAATAAGTGAAATGTCTCTTATACCCTTttaaattgttaaagtaatgtCTCTTTCTtgttagcttaaatttttggtaTAATAGGTAATTTAACATGTAGTAGCAATCCATCATTGGGATTAAAAGGTGGCTCCATTTTCTGATTTTCCAGATTTGCAGAAGTTGCTGAGCTCAGGACTATTTCCAGGCTAGAAATCCAAGGTTCATTTCATACCCGACTGCTATCACCAAGAACAGTTTATGGTGTCTATCTCATTGTGAAGTTCGCCGGCCGCGCTTACGGACTAGACACTCTGCCGTCGGAGGTGTCTGTTGAAGTTGGTGATTTCAGGTCACAGGGGACGGTGTACCTGAGCCGGCGTGAGAGTAAGAAACAAGCTTTGGAGTGCATGGATTTTGTGAAGGCAATGAGATCAAAGGTGTTTCAAGAGAGACAAGGCCCTCGTGAGCGCAGAGATGGGTGGATAGAGATTGAGATGGGGCACTTTTATTATGGCGAAGGTGAGGAGGAGGTGAAGATGTGCCTGAAGGAGGTGAAGGGGGTCCATCTCAAAGGTGGTCTTATTGTTGAGGGAATTGAACTTAGACCCACTAAACAATAACAAAGGCTGAGGGCTTCTATTTGTAGATTGAtatacgactgtcatataatttgatgatatgatagtaaaaattagtatttataaaaatgtaacgttatttagtagactcgtATACGACTATCATACAACTTAATGACGTGGGAGTAAAAACCGCCATTGAATCGACacttctaaaagaaaaataaaaaagtaagaatttatTTTTAGCGCGACATCATTTCAATTGTTAGCAATCTATTAAGGGTGTGTTTAGCATTgcgattttatagacaaaaagtgTCATTCGAAactaaattgcaaaaaatgaattgtttggcattgcgttttttaaaaatagcaatttgaaaatacataaaatatgtgttttcaaattgcagatAAGGAAATGTGtttttgaaaacgcacaattttaaaagctagattgcgattttaaaggtcaaactacgcttttatcaaacaattaaactacgtttttaaaaatcattatttttaattgcatttttttaaattgtaaaccCTAAAACTCGGCCACATCCACAAGACTTGTGATTAGGCTTGCGTTGAAGATTTAGTATTGGGTCGGGCCTGGTCTTAATGGAGCTAAAGGCTTCGCTTCactatattaaaaaattcttgGCCACATGACTTCTGTAATTTCATCCAAACTCCAGGGATATTGTcggaaatgagaaaaatatctTGGTAAGGTAAACCCTAGCCGCCTATTCACTCTCATGCTCATTCCCTTTTAAAACCCTAAGCCTCCTCTCATCCCCCccgccctctctctctctctctctctccagaaTGGCAGATGCAAACTTTTTATGTGGGTTGCTTTAGTTTTTCGTTTCTCTGTAAGTTTGTGTaaatttggttattttattttctttgcgATGATGATAAATGTTTAATCCCAGCTCATTATGAGACCCTTTGAGGGTCTGGGAATAGTCTTTATCCACATTTCTCTGAGCccatatcttttattttctctcttaattCTCATCTATTTTGTGgatcatatatttttatgaggagtttttttttatttttttatttgatgatattGAGGAGTTGTTCCCAATGATGCTTCAGTAGAAACCATGCTAATGCTGATAATTCCATGATTGATCCTTTCTTCATTCATTTACTGAGGGAAACatataaactcttcttctttttcttttttttgactttttttaatcTCTTATTACATTCTTTAGGATTCCCAGAAGAGGAtttttgtaaatgttttttGGATTTGTATTGAAAATTGGTTATCTACCCATGAATCGGAAGCTTTTGGGACATCTAACCCAACAAGAAACAGGCTATTTCTGAACCCATCTTCATCTTCACCAATTCCAAACTGCTCATAATCCAGATATTGAATGCAAGTGACTATCCAAATCTAGTCCTTAATTAACTTTTCGATGGTAATTAGTTTCAGAGAGAAAATCTGCTTGAATAAATTGCTATCTAAATACCAGGCCCATTTGTTTTTCCTAAAGTTGGAAGGTCAAGTGGCATAAATAGTCAAAGTCTAAGCAAGCCCATCAATTATATGGCTTCCTAGGACCTTGAGGACGAGGTCCAAGAAACCATAGCTCGTGTCATTTATTAAATgcattgtctttttttttttttttatttggtcttTTAGCTTGGTTTAAGggctttttgttttggttgtccTGTCTTTTGTCGTTGTAATTTGTTGTTTCGTTCTTATTAATGAAAAAATGCCATATAAATAATTGTATTATAAGAGGTCTTTTGGAGGGCTAAACTTTTgattcttaagaaaaaaaaatactagttaTTTCTGATTTTGAAGgttaattttttggatttttagataaaaaaacagtttcttttcatatttttgcgggggtcttttttattattattattattattattattattattcaaaaatttTAGGGCCATGCCCCCACCCTCTGCCCTTGTAGGCTTGTAGTTGGTGTTTGATGACATTGTTCGACTGTGATCTTTCAAAATTTGTCCAAAATaaagttaataaaataatatttgttatgtttttatttcatttgtGGAGAATATTACAATCCTCAAGTGAATTGTTGATGTGCATgtcatataaaatttaatttaagagAGCCCCTAAACACATCAtccatttaagaaaaatgcaaaaaatgaaagtgagattaaccataccaaatcaaaatgagaaagaaaaaaaaattccatagcCAACGAACCCAGGCTAGAGACCCACGACATGGGGCGTGGCTAGCGTAACCCACGGGTTTGACGGGCTGTGACCCGCCTtaaaactcatttctaatgctctaatatttgtttttaatgccttaaaactcGATTTTAGATTCAACACTAAAACCTAGAAGTTAAAGGTTAACCCTTTAtgaattttatcaccctaaaagcCATAAAATGTGACTCACAGCGTTGGAGAAGGTGGTTGGTTTggccaaccgtgggtcaccaaCGCCGCTTCAAGAGACCCACAGCCACatgtctatttttttctttctctcctttcttctttctccttctttctcttttcttcatcAAGTGTATTTGGTTGGAGGTTAATTTTGTGAGCTTATTGTGCTTTAGTTTATGTGTCAGCTTATGAATGGATGCTATAAAGGATGGCTTTTACACCTCATCCTCCTGATTAAAGTTTAACTCTTAATTTAATGGttcaaatttaatgaatcgTAGTTGTTTAATGGTTTAAATCTAATTTcactctttttaaaatttttttcatgaAACACTTAAAATTAAACCTAGACCATTAATCCTCCAACTAGGCTAAAATTCCTCTTTGATCATAAGAACACTCAATAATTGAGTGTGGGTGATAACTGATAACACACCTAGTTTCCCTGAAAATTAATTAGAACAATCGAGGTTTTATGTATTTGTCGTTTCGTTTGAATGAGATTATCCCTTAACATGAAGAATAAAATCTCTAAACCTTGACTTCTTTTTGGATAAATATTGAAAACGACATTGCACTCCCAAGTCTCAACCGCCCTTCCATATTAAACTACCGAATCCATATATCCATGTGATCTTCGACTCTCTTTTGACTATTTTACCTAAAAGTCGTACTGAT
Coding sequences within it:
- the LOC132172309 gene encoding F-box protein PP2-B15-like — its product is MEAMGIGMEMLPEDCVSTILANTSPLDACRSSMVSSTFRSAAASDVVWDGFLPADYEDVVSRLLTPLTFTSKKKLFLLLCNPVLIDGGKKSFKLEKSSGKVSYMLSARELSIAWSNDPMHWSWRSIPESRFSQVAELRTTDWLEIRGKIRTEILSPNTTYGAYLVMKIYDRAYGLDPIPSEISVAVGNQISKGTAYLRRRGDGKKQQMESLFYRNRVEMLRNRVQEEGGGRVPSERGDGWMEIELGEFFNGEASDQEVKMSLMEIKGYQLKGGLVIEGIELRPKD
- the LOC132172239 gene encoding F-box protein PP2-B15-like; the protein is MNEITLDLLPQDCFEHIMSLTSSPQDVCRLSLVSLPVRSMADSDSVWERLLPSNYEEILSRLVSPLLYSSKKELFSRLCKPQLIDGGRKVFSLEKSMSKNVYMLCARELSIQWASHPLYWSWKPFSQSRFAEVAELRTISRLEIQGSFHTRLLSPRTVYGVYLIVKFAGRAYGLDTLPSEVSVEVGDFRSQGTVYLSRRESKKQALECMDFVKAMRSKVFQERQGPRERRDGWIEIEMGHFYYGEGEEEVKMCLKEVKGVHLKGGLIVEGIELRPTKQ